In Haliaeetus albicilla chromosome 12, bHalAlb1.1, whole genome shotgun sequence, a genomic segment contains:
- the DPP8 gene encoding dipeptidyl peptidase 8 codes for MAAAMETEQPSLEIFETAGHEEQVQREEQPKLEPFYVERHSWSQLRKLLTDTRKYHGYMMAKAPHDFMFVKKNDPEGPHSDRIYYLAMSGENRENTLFYSEIPKTINKAAVLLLSWKPLLDLFPAILDYGMYSREEELLRERKRIGTIGIASYDYHQESGTFLFQAGSGIYHVKDGGPHGFTQQPLRPILVETSCPNIRMDPKLCPADPNWIAFIHSNDIWISNIETREERRLTFVHNELDNVEEDPKSAGVATFVLQEEFDRYTGYWWSPKAQPTLNGGKVLRILYEENDESEVEIIHVTSPMLETRKTDSFRYPKTGTANPKVTFKISEVTINAEGRIADVVDKELVQPFEILFEGVEYIARAGWTPEGKYIWSILLDRSQTRLQIVLIPPALFIPTEDDAMERQKLVDAVPDSVTPFIIYEETTDIWINIHDIFYVFPQTHEDEIEFIFASECKTGFRHLYKVISVLKESKYKRSCGGLPAPSDFKCPIKEEIAITSGEWEVLGRHGSNIYVDEAKKLVYFQGTKDSPLEHHLYVVNYENPGEVKRLTECGYSHACCVSQDCDMFISKYSNQKNPHCVSLYRLTGPEDGAAHRTKEFWATILDSAGPLPDYIPPEVFSFESSTGFTLYGMMYKPHNLQPGKKYPTVLFIYGGPQVQLVNNRFKGIKYFRLNTLASLGYVVVVIDNRGSCHRGLKFEGAFKYKMGQIEIDDQVEGLQYLASQYDFIDLDRVGIHGWSYGGYLSLMALMQRSDIFRVAIAGAPVTLWIFYDTGYTERYMGHPDHNEQGYYLGSVAMQAEKFPSEPNRLLLLHGFLDENVHFAHTSILLSFLVRAGKPYDLQIYPQERHSIRVPESGEHYELHLLYYLQENLGSHIAALKAM; via the exons ATGGCAGCAGCCATGGAAACTGAACAGCCGAGCCTTGAAATCTTCGAAACTGCGGGCCATGAGGAGCAGGTCCAGAGAGAGGAGCAGCCAAAACTGGAACCTTTCTATGTAGAGAGACATTCCTGGAGCCAGCTTCGGAAACTGCTCACAGATACACGGAAGTATCATGGGTACATGATGGCAAAAGCCCCTCACGACTTCAtgtttgtgaagaaaaatgatCCTGAAGGACCTCATTCCGATAGGATCTACTATCTGG CAATGTCCGGGGAGAACAGAGAGAACACGCTCTTCTACTCTGAAATTCCCAAAACCATAAACAAAGCTGCTGTCCTCTTGCTTTCCTGGAAGCCTCTTTTGGATCTTTTTCCG GCCATCCTAGACTATGGGATGTACTCTCGTGAAGAAGAACTGCTACGGGAGAGGAAGAGAATTGGCACCATTGGGATTGCCTCTTATGATTACCACCAAGAAAGTGGCACCTTTCTGTTTCAGGCTGGGAGTGGAATTTATCACGTAAAAGATGGAGGCCCTCACGGATTCACT caACAGCCTTTAAGACCCATTCTGGTAGAGACTAGTTGTCCAAATATCCGTATGGATCCCAAGCTTTGTCCAGCTGATCCAAATTGGATTGCATTTATCCATAGCAATGACATCTGGATATCTAATATAGAAAccagagaagaaaggaggcTAACATTTGTGCACAATG aACTGGACAATGTTGAGGAGGATCCAAAATCTGCTGGTGTGGCTACTTTTGTGCTGCAGGAGGAGTTTGATAGATACACTGGCTACTGGTGGAGCCCAAAGGCACAGCCAA CACTGAATGGGGGTAAAGTTCTTCGAATtctttatgaagaaaatgatgAGTCAGAGGTGGAAATTATTCATGTCACATCGCCCATGCTGGagacaagaaaaacagattCCTTCCGGTACCCCAAAACTG GTACAGCAAATCCAAAGGTCACTTTCAAGATATCTGAAGTGACAATCAATGCGGAAGGCAGA ATTGCAGATGTTGTGGATAAAGAGCTAGTTCAGCCGTTCGAGATCCTCTTTGAAGGAGTAGAGTACATTGCTAGAGCTGGGTGGACGCCAGAAGGAAAATA CATCTGGTCCATCTTACTGGATCGCTCCCAAACTCGACTTCAGATAGTCTTGATCCCTCCTGCATTATTCATCCCCACAGAAGATGATGCAATGGAAAGACAGAAACTTGTCGATGCCGTACCAGATTCTGTTACACCTTTCATTATTTATGAAGAAACAACAGACATCTGGATAAAT ATCCATGATATCTTTTATGTTTTCCCTCAAACCCATGAAGATGAGATAGAGTTCATTTTTGCCTCTGAGTGTAAAACAGGATTCCGGCACCTATACAAAGTCATCTCAGTTTTGAAGGAGAGCAAGTATAAACGGTCGTGTGGAGGCCTCCCTGCTCCAA GTGACTTCAAGTGCCCCATCAAAGAGGAGATAGCGATTACCAGTGGAGAATGGGAAGTGCTTGGCAGACATGGATCCAAT ATCTATGTTGATGAAGCCAAAAAACTGGTGTACTTTCAAGGCACAAAAGACTCACCCTTAGAGCATCACTTGTATGTTGTTAACTACGAGAATCCTGGAGAAGTAAAGCGGCTGACAGAATGTGGTTACTCTCATGCCTGCTGTGTCAGCCAG GATTGTGACATGTTCATCAGCAAGTACAGTAATCAGAAGAACCCACACTGTGTGTCACTTTACCGGCTGACAGGACCTGAAGATGGTGCAGCTCATAGGACAAAGGAATTCTGGGCTACCATTTTAGATTCAGCAG GCCCTCTTCCTGATTACATTCCCCCAGAAGTGTTCTCCTTTGAGAGCTCCACGGGGTTTACGCTCTATGGGATGATGTACAAACCTCACAATCTGCAACCTGGAAAGAAGTACCCCACTGTGCTTTTCATCTATGGAGGTCCTCAG GTACAGCTAGTGAACAATCGGTTTAAAGGAATCAAGTATTTCCGTTTGAACACTTTGGCCTCTTTAGGCTATGTTGTTGTTGTCATTGACAACAGGGGGTCCTGCCACCGGGGGCTGAAGTTTGAAGGGGcctttaaatacaaaatg ggACAAATAGAAATTGATGACCAGGTGGAAGGGCTGCAGTATTTAGCATCCCAGTATGACTTCATTGATTTGGATCGTGTTGGCATTCATGGCTGGTCCTATGGAGGCTACCTCTCTCTTATGGCTTTAATGCAGAGGTCAGATATTTTCAGG GTTGCCATTGCCGGAGCACCTGTCACGCTGTGGATTTTCTATGACACTGGTTACACAGAGCGCTACATGGGCCACCCGGATCACAATGAGCAGGGGTATTACCTAGGTTCAGTGGCAATGCAAGCTGAGAAGTTTCCTTCTGA acCAAACCGTTTGCTGCTGCTACATGGATTCTTGGATGAGAATGTTCACTTTGCACACACTAGTATTTTGCTCAGCTTTTTAGTGAGAGCTGGGAAACCGTATGACTTACAG atCTACCCTCAGGAGAGACACAGTATAAGGGTACCTGAGTCGGGAGAGCACTATGAACTCCATCTACTGTATTACCTGCAAGAGAATCTGGGCTCTCATATTGCTGCTCTGAAGGCAATGTGA